Proteins encoded within one genomic window of Nomia melanderi isolate GNS246 chromosome 8, iyNomMela1, whole genome shotgun sequence:
- the Npc2b gene encoding Niemann-Pick type C-2b has protein sequence MLRETILVFAVLIAVANATEVLKCGSGELYEDSNQIKISGCDKPPCKLKRGTKGTVEQKFVPNKDIESVTNSVSAAVLSVPLPFVGVDGTSACENIFNADGTPAGCSLKKGVDYYYKREFPILPIYPTISMVIHYELKEGEQSIACFEVPAKIIR, from the exons ATGCTGAGGGAAACGATTCTCGTGTTCGCGGTTCTGATCGCGGTGGCGAACGCCACGGAAGTCCTCAAGTGTGGCAGTG GAGAGCTGTACGAAGATTCCAACCAGATTAAGATATCCGGCTGCGACAAGCCGCCGTGCAAGTTGAAGCGTGGAACGAAGGGAACAGTGGAGCAGAAGTTCGTGCCCAACAAGGACATCGAGAGTGTTACGAACAGCGTGAGCGCCGCGGTTCTCTCCGTGCCGCTGCCGTTCGTCGGCGTGGACGGGACCAGCGCGTGCGAGAATATTTTCAACGCGGACGGCACGCCCGCTGGATGCTCGCTGAAGAAAGGCGTCGATTATTACTACAAACGGGAGTTCCCCATCCTGCCAATCTATCCTACG ATCTCAATGGTGATTCACTACGAGTTGAAGGAAGGCGAACAATCGATAGCGTGCTTCGAGGTTCCTGCAAAAATCATACGCTGA